Genomic DNA from Corynebacterium kroppenstedtii:
CTATTTCGACATCGATTGGTCCCCCGGCAACGGGGCCGATGGGAAGCTAGGCATCCCGGTTCTCGGCAGCCCCGATGACGTCAATGCCATCACTATCGTCCCTGTCGACGAGGACAACGCGCCCGCATCTGTAGAAGGAAGCGGCGAACCCTGCCGATTCCTCCTTGACTACTACGGCAATTACTTTCCAGTTCGCCCCGGTACAGAGGGCGACGACCCCCTCGACGTCCTTTCAAAGCAGCGCTACGCCCTCCGGTATTGGCGCGATGGAATCATTGGCTACCGTCGGTTCTTCTCCGTGAACGGCCTTGCGGGGATCCGGCAAGAAGACCCCGTTGTATTCGAACACACACACCGGGTACTGCGGGAACTCATCGCGGCTGGCTTTATCGACGGGGTCCGCGTCGACCACCCTGACGGTCTAGCTGATCCATTCGGCTATTTGTCACGTCTCCGTAACTTGGTGGGTGACCATCGTTTACTCCTGATCGAAAAGATCCTCGGCAACTCCGAGCCTTTAGATCCGCGACTCGATGTTGACGGGACCACCGGCTACGACGCACTTCGTGAACTGGACGGCATCTTTATCAACCGTGCTGCCGAGAAGAGTCTAGGTGCTATCGCACACGAACGGTCTCAATCGACCTGGGATTCCGACAGCTATGAGTCCGCGATCGTCGCTCTTAAACGCGATGTCGCAACGAATGAGTTAGCTGCGGAGGTACGACGACTGGCACGCGCTATCCGACATGACAACTGGTCAACTATCGGCAAAGATGTCACCGATGAGGAACTGACATTGACAGTCACCGACGTCATAGCCCATATGCCGGTTTATCGTGCCGATTACTTGTCACTCTCGCGATTAACCTCCACGGTCATCCGGAAGATGGCTCACGATAACCCCGAGCGGAGCGGGGCTCTTGACCTCATGACAGCAGGTCTCATGAGCTATGGGGAAGCCTGGACGCGATTTGCCCAAGTTTGTGGTGCGGTCATGGCGAAGGGAGTTGAGGATACCGCCTTTTATCGTGCCTGTCGCCTAATCGCTCTTCAAGAGGTAGGGGGTTCGCCTGGTCTTTTCGGCGTTTCAGCGGCTGAATTCCATCTTCTTCAGTCCGAGCGAGCAAATCTATGGCCACGGGCGATGACGACGCTGACAACCCACGATACGAAACGTGGTGAAGATACCCGAGCGCGAATTATCGAACTCACCGAGATTCCCGATGCCTACCGGGAATTCTTGAGCGGATTAGACACCCGGGCTCCTGCTCCAGACCCGGCTACATCATTGTTCTTGATTCAGAACATTATCGGTGTGTGGCCGTCGTCGGGCCGAATCGACTCACAGCTCATCGATCGACTTCATGAATACGCTACGAAGGCTGTACGGGAAGCCGGCTTGCACACCGAGTGGACAGACATCAACGAGGAATTCGAAACGTCCATCCACGGATGGATTGACTCCCTGTTTACAGAAGAGACAGCAGGGTTCATTACGAACTTTGTGCAAAAGATAGCTTCAGCTGGGCATATCGTTAGTTTGTCACGGAAACTACTTCAGCTCCTCGCCCCGGGGATACCTGATATTTATCAAGGCACCGAGTTTCCCGAGGACAGTTTGGTCGATCCCGATAATCGTCGTTTTGTCGACTA
This window encodes:
- the treY gene encoding malto-oligosyltrehalose synthase: MPRRSLSATYRLQLRGPDADPHGRSFTFADAKAIVPYLNELGVSHLYLSPILTAPSSSNHNYDVIDPTEVNPALGGREGFEELAQAAHEEGLGIIIDIVPNHLGIDVPKDNPWWWDVLTYGEESRFNSYFDIDWSPGNGADGKLGIPVLGSPDDVNAITIVPVDEDNAPASVEGSGEPCRFLLDYYGNYFPVRPGTEGDDPLDVLSKQRYALRYWRDGIIGYRRFFSVNGLAGIRQEDPVVFEHTHRVLRELIAAGFIDGVRVDHPDGLADPFGYLSRLRNLVGDHRLLLIEKILGNSEPLDPRLDVDGTTGYDALRELDGIFINRAAEKSLGAIAHERSQSTWDSDSYESAIVALKRDVATNELAAEVRRLARAIRHDNWSTIGKDVTDEELTLTVTDVIAHMPVYRADYLSLSRLTSTVIRKMAHDNPERSGALDLMTAGLMSYGEAWTRFAQVCGAVMAKGVEDTAFYRACRLIALQEVGGSPGLFGVSAAEFHLLQSERANLWPRAMTTLTTHDTKRGEDTRARIIELTEIPDAYREFLSGLDTRAPAPDPATSLFLIQNIIGVWPSSGRIDSQLIDRLHEYATKAVREAGLHTEWTDINEEFETSIHGWIDSLFTEETAGFITNFVQKIASAGHIVSLSRKLLQLLAPGIPDIYQGTEFPEDSLVDPDNRRFVDYHLRRAALAEIRDAVGLGAHVSSPEGPSIDDIPLLPDSQARKIAVTAVALAVRRERPYSFIGASYVPVFAQGPAAHHAIGFARGSRHTDVDVVVLATRKPLELERCGGWRDTTLSLPAGRWTDRFTGERYSADIALADLFRQHPYTVLVRDTPSLPDQSPR